The sequence TCTCGATGAGCGTCCGCAGCGACTCCTACACGCTTCCTGGCCAGGAGAAGAGCGACCACCCCGACCTGACGGCGTTCGGGACCTACACCGGGATCGAGAAGCACGCGCGGCTCAGCGAGGGACGCTGGCCCGGCGCGGCCTCGGGCCCGGGCTCCGGAGAGGTCGAGGCGGCCCTGCCCGGCGCCGCCGCCCGCGCGATGCACGCCGGCGTGGACGACGTCCTCACGCTGCACGGCCGCGTCGACAAGAAGTCGGTCGTGAAGGTGCGCGTCGTCGGGCTGTTCGACGTCCTCGACCCGCAGGACTACTTCTGGCAGGACGACAAGCTCGTCACCACCGGCGTCGAACGGCTCGACTACACGAGCCACGGGCCGTTCGTGGTGCCGCCCCAGGTGTTCGCCGCCCGGTTCACCGGCACCGGCTCCGAGGCCCGTTTCACCGTCATGCCGGACCTGCGCGGCGTCGAGCCCGGCGAGCTCGGCCCCCTCGGCGACCGGGTGGCCGCCGGCGGCGACACCTTCAGGAAGGCCGGCGACGGGGCGCAGTTCAGCGTCGCGACCGACCTGCCCGACCTGACCGCGCAGCTGAGCACCGCGCTCCAGGTGGCGCGGTCCACGATGCTCATCCCGGTGATCCAGCTCGTGCTGCTGGGGGGCTGCGCGTGGCTGCTGGTCGCGCGGCTGCTCGCCGACCACCGGCGCGGCGAGGTCGCGCTGCTGCGCACCCGCGGCCTCGGCATGCGCCAGCTCGCCCGGCTCGGCCTCGTCGAGGGCCTGCTGATCGTGCTGCCCGCCGCGGTGCTCGGCCCGCTGCTGGCCGGCCCGCTGCTGCGCCTGGCCGGGCACGCGCCCGCGGTGCGGGACTCGGGGCTGCGGCTGGACGCCGGGCCGCTCCTGCCGCTGTGGACGGTCTCGGTGCTGACGGCGCTGGCCTGCGCCGTCGTCCTGACGGTCCCGACGCTGCGGGGGGCGAACCGGACGTTCGTGGAGGCCCAGGCCGGTCTCGGGCGGCAGGGCCGCGGCGGCCTGCGCGGCTCGGGCACCGACCTCGCCCTGCTGCTCGTCGCCGGGCTCGCGATCTGGCAGCTCACCCGGTACGGGGCGGACGGCGCGGGCGGCGACGGAGCGCCCGGCGGCGGGACGGACGGCATAGACCCGTTCATCGTGTCCGGCCCGGCCCTGGCCCTCCTCGCCGGCGGGGTGCTCCTGCTCCGCTTCGTGCCGGCCGTCTCCCGCGTGGCCGAGCGGGTCGCGACCCGCAGGCGCGGGCTCGTGGCCGTCCTCGGCACCCGGCAGGTCGGGCGGCGCCAGCTCCGCTACACCGGCCCGGTCCTGCTGCTGGTGATGGCGATGGCCGTCGGGGTGCTGTCGGTCACGACGATGGCGACCTGGCGGCGGTCGCAGACCGACCAGGCCGACTTCCAGAGCGGCGCCGACCTGCGGCTGTCCGCCGCGTCCCGGGAGGGCGGCCCGGGACCGCTCGGGCAGGCCGGACGGTTCGCTGCGTTGCCCGGCGTCTCGGCAGCGACCGGGGTCCTGCGCATGGACGCCGACCTCGGCACCGAACCGGCGACGCTGCTCGGCGTGGACGCCGAGGCGATCGGCCCGCTCCTGCGCGTCGGCCCCGGCCTGCGGAACGACCTGCGCCTGGACGAGCTGGCGCGGGCCCGTCCGGCCGCCCAGGCGCTGACCGTCCCCGGCGAGCCGAAAAGGCTGCTGTTCGACGTGCGCCTCAGCCACTCCGGCCCGGACCCCGAGGTGCCCCCCGACTACGTGCCGCCTCTCGGCGAGGGCTACAAGTTCACGGTGACGGTCGTGGACGCGCGCGGGCTGACTCGGCAGGTGCCCCTCCCCGGCGTCGACGCGGACGGCGACGCGCACACCCTCGCCCTGGACGCCGCCCAGCTCGCCGGGACGGACGGCGTGCCGTCCTACCCCCTGTCGATCCGCGGCGTCCACTTCGGCTACGACGACAACAAGATCTCGGGCAGGCTCGAACTGGAGCTGCGGAGCATCACCGGGGAGGGCACCGGCCCGGCCGCGCGTCCCGCCGGGGCCCGCTGGGACGCCTTCGCCGGACCGCAGGACCTGGAGCACCCGCTCAAGCCGAGCGTCACCGACGGTGAGGACGCCCTGGCGACCCTCACGATCCCGTCGTCGCCCACCCTCGACCGCAAGGGCTTCTACGGCTACGCGACCGGCACGGCCGTCCACGCGATGTTCGGCACGTCCACCCCGCGCTCGCAGGACGTCAAGAACACCGCCCTGCTGCCTCCCGTGGCGGGCGTCATCACCGAGGAGATGGCGAACCGCGCCAAGGTCGGCGTCGGCGGCACCGTCACCGTGAACACCCTCGACGGCGACCAGCCCGTCAAGGTCGCGGGCATCGCCCCCGCGCTGCCGAGCGTGCCGCCCGGCAGGCCGGGCGTCCTGGTCGACCTGCCCACCCTCACCCAGTCCCGGCTCGCCGTGGACGGCTCGGCGGGCGACCCCATCACCCCCCGGGAGTGGTGGGCGTCGGCGCGCGGCGGCCGCACCGGCCCGGCCGTCCGGGACCTGGCCCGGCATCCCGCCTGGGGCGAGGTCGCGGCCGACCGCGTCGAGGCGCGCTCCCGGCTCCGCGACGCCCCGCTGGGCGCGGCGCTCCAGGGCGCCCTCGTGCTCGGCTTCGCCGCGGCGCTGGCGTTCGCCGTCATCGCGTTCGTGGTGAACGCGGCGGTGACCGCGGGCGAGCGGTACCGCGAGTTCGCGGTGCTGCGGGCGCTCGGCGTGCCGCCCCGCCAGGTCGCCGGGATGCTCGCGATCGAGCAGGCCTACCTGGTCGTGCTCGGCCTGCTCGGCGGGACCGTCCTCGGCCTTGTCGTGGCGCGGCTCGTCGTCCCGCACATCGTGCTGAGCGTGCAGGCCGCCGAGCCGTACCCGCCCGCCGACCTGGTCGTCCAATGGCCCGTGGTGCTGGCCGTCCTCGGCGGGGTGGCGGTGGTGCTCGTGCTCGTGCTCGCGCCGGTCATCCGGACTCTGCGGCGCCGGAACCTCGGCGCCGGCCTGCGCGCGGGGGAGGACCGATGAGGAGTGCCGGGATGCGGCTCGCCCGGACGCAGTGGGCGCCGCTCACCGCCCTGGCCGTGCTGATGCTGGTGTCGGCGCTGCTCGCCGTCGTCGTCCCGTCCCGGACCACCGCCGGATACGACCGCGCCGCGGCCGCGGCCGCCGGGCCCGGGGCCGTCATCCGCGTGAAGGGCACCGCGGGCGGCACCGCCGCCTTCGCCGCCGTCCCCGGCGAGGCGGCCCTGAACGGCAACGCCCTCACCTGGCGGGAGCTGATGCCCCGGTCCCTGAGCGAGGGCACCGGAGAGCCCGAGGCGTCGGTCACCTCGCCCGCCGACACCGTCGAGGGGGGCCTGCACCGTCCGAGGCTCCTGTACCTGGGCTGGGAACCGAGCGCGTGGCGGCGCATCCGCCTCGTCTCCGGCGGCCTCCCCTCCAACAAGCCGGG is a genomic window of Actinomadura citrea containing:
- a CDS encoding FtsX-like permease family protein codes for the protein MGRRGLVLSRIIGDRTLVLAACATALFATTVLAALVGYTGSVTREGLRRTLADATFESVGTTLGTHVPANGLTEVQGQVDGVLKQIYRDVPLAVSMSVRSDSYTLPGQEKSDHPDLTAFGTYTGIEKHARLSEGRWPGAASGPGSGEVEAALPGAAARAMHAGVDDVLTLHGRVDKKSVVKVRVVGLFDVLDPQDYFWQDDKLVTTGVERLDYTSHGPFVVPPQVFAARFTGTGSEARFTVMPDLRGVEPGELGPLGDRVAAGGDTFRKAGDGAQFSVATDLPDLTAQLSTALQVARSTMLIPVIQLVLLGGCAWLLVARLLADHRRGEVALLRTRGLGMRQLARLGLVEGLLIVLPAAVLGPLLAGPLLRLAGHAPAVRDSGLRLDAGPLLPLWTVSVLTALACAVVLTVPTLRGANRTFVEAQAGLGRQGRGGLRGSGTDLALLLVAGLAIWQLTRYGADGAGGDGAPGGGTDGIDPFIVSGPALALLAGGVLLLRFVPAVSRVAERVATRRRGLVAVLGTRQVGRRQLRYTGPVLLLVMAMAVGVLSVTTMATWRRSQTDQADFQSGADLRLSAASREGGPGPLGQAGRFAALPGVSAATGVLRMDADLGTEPATLLGVDAEAIGPLLRVGPGLRNDLRLDELARARPAAQALTVPGEPKRLLFDVRLSHSGPDPEVPPDYVPPLGEGYKFTVTVVDARGLTRQVPLPGVDADGDAHTLALDAAQLAGTDGVPSYPLSIRGVHFGYDDNKISGRLELELRSITGEGTGPAARPAGARWDAFAGPQDLEHPLKPSVTDGEDALATLTIPSSPTLDRKGFYGYATGTAVHAMFGTSTPRSQDVKNTALLPPVAGVITEEMANRAKVGVGGTVTVNTLDGDQPVKVAGIAPALPSVPPGRPGVLVDLPTLTQSRLAVDGSAGDPITPREWWASARGGRTGPAVRDLARHPAWGEVAADRVEARSRLRDAPLGAALQGALVLGFAAALAFAVIAFVVNAAVTAGERYREFAVLRALGVPPRQVAGMLAIEQAYLVVLGLLGGTVLGLVVARLVVPHIVLSVQAAEPYPPADLVVQWPVVLAVLGGVAVVLVLVLAPVIRTLRRRNLGAGLRAGEDR